One genomic segment of Carassius carassius chromosome 21, fCarCar2.1, whole genome shotgun sequence includes these proteins:
- the LOC132097103 gene encoding 8-oxo-dGDP phosphatase NUDT18-like, with product MSLEETVEMLLKGEGLEVTELHFAPEHKKPVTRKNTCFAVCALIFNSKNEVLMIQEAKAVCLGSWYLPAGRIEDGESIEEALKREVQEEAGIDCQPITLLQIQEKGPSWIRFAFLAEKTGGSLKTPEEANADSLQAQWYDRETLPKNIRKHDILTLIDAGIRYHQSPWFSELQPVDFPSDVVCQRLLLAFTSSDANPENGEEERIWLLLSKDSQLPVAASVEAQTLTFTAKQLVKYCMPSSYEQLSVNTCGILGVQHNGRAPGQTDGVCLNTLVLLEYEEEEEISLSSPPKPEDAGFRWHEVTNQILRTEILQKIKEGSVLPVQSI from the exons ATGTCCCTGGAGGAGACGGTGGAGATGCTTTTGAAGGGAGAGGGACTGGAAGTGACCGAGCTTCACTTCGCTCCTGAACACAAGAAGCCAGTCACACGCAAAAACACATGCTTTGCTGTCTGTGCGCTCATCTTCAACTCTAAG AACGAGGTGTTGATGATTCAGGAGGCAAAGGCAGTTTGTCTTGGTTCATGGTATCTCCCTGCAGGTCGTATAGAAGATGGTGAAAGTATTGAAGAAGCCCTAAAGAGAGAGGTGCAAGAGGAGGCGGGAATAgactgtcagccaatcacactgCTGCAGATTCAAGAAAAAGGGCCAAGCTGGATCCGCTTTGCTTTTCTAGCAGAGAAAACAG GGGGCTCTCTGAAGACACCAGAAGAAGCAAACGCCGACTCGCTGCAAGCTCAGTGGTACGATCGCGAAACTCTGCCTAAGAATATCCGTAAACATGACATTCTCACCCTCATTGATGCTGGGATAAGATATCACCAAAGTCCCTGGTTCTCAGAGTTACAGCCTGTCGACTTTCCCAGTGACGTCGTCTGCCAAAGGCTTCTTCTCGCATTCACCTCCAGCGACGCTAACCCTGAAAACGGTGAGGAAGAACGCATATGGCTGTTGCTGAGTAAAGACTCCCAACTTCCTGTTGCAGCCTCCGTCGAAGCACAAACTCTCACATTCACAGCAAAACAGCTGGTTAAGTATTGCATGCCCTCCAGTTATGAGCAGCTAAGCGTGAACACCTGTGGGATTCTGGGAGTGCAGCACAACGGGAGAGCTCCCGGCCAAACTGATGGAGTCTGTTTAAACACTCTTGTGCTGCTGGagtatgaggaagaggaggaaatcAGTCTCAGCAGTCCACCCAAACCAGAGGATGCTGGGTTCAGATGGCATGAGGTGACCAATCAGATCCTGAGGACTGAGATCCTGCAGAAGATTAAGGAAGGCTCTGTCCTGCCTGTTCAGAGCATATGA